A single region of the Pseudothermotoga sp. genome encodes:
- a CDS encoding NusG domain II-containing protein, with amino-acid sequence MNNQNRVLRKLDILLITALTFIFLVFYLRGASVNQSVEVLVEGKTIMQIKAPGSYELRNGDKYLMKIVFDGYKVHVEDSNCPLKICEKTGSVKSGGTIICVPNRVLIKFKKSTNAGVDVMTW; translated from the coding sequence ATGAACAACCAAAATAGAGTTCTGAGAAAACTCGATATCTTGCTAATAACTGCTCTTACATTTATTTTCCTTGTTTTTTATCTGCGAGGAGCGAGTGTAAATCAGTCCGTTGAGGTTCTCGTTGAAGGTAAAACGATCATGCAAATAAAGGCGCCTGGTTCTTACGAACTTCGAAATGGTGATAAATACCTCATGAAGATCGTTTTTGATGGATACAAGGTTCATGTTGAGGATTCCAACTGCCCTTTGAAGATTTGTGAGAAAACTGGCAGTGTAAAATCTGGTGGAACCATCATATGCGTTCCTAACAGAGTATTAATAAAGTTCAAAAAATCGACTAACGCTGGCGTGGATGTGATGACTTGGTGA
- a CDS encoding FAD:protein FMN transferase, translating to MRQKNSKNVLKFDKRLAFISLSLLTILLIIFLTSFFRATPSYHELNGFTLGTYCRIVVSSKKNSKVLAEIIFNELDRVYKKYNPNDPASVVSRINGSTDWIDVDEETFVLLDVSIRFSKITNGAFDPALGNLIQLWGFDKIAEKIPNRIPTLDEINRALQRSGVDKVELDHQRRRIRLLNGAKLDLGGIAKGYALDRAYQVAKEVDKDCTGFVEAGGDIRILGPKFGSRPWVIGVRDPRKPDTAISYLYLTSGAVATSGDYERYFELNGIRYHHILNPKTGFPAKGAISVTVVADNAVTADALSTAGFVMGQDWEFVVLEFPKFGGSVLLVEENGTIRKSSTMVVYEQPK from the coding sequence ATGCGGCAGAAAAATAGTAAGAATGTTCTGAAATTTGACAAAAGATTAGCATTCATTTCACTCTCGCTTTTGACGATCCTTTTGATCATTTTTCTGACATCGTTCTTCAGAGCTACTCCAAGCTATCATGAACTGAATGGCTTCACCCTTGGTACTTATTGTCGAATAGTTGTCTCATCGAAGAAAAATTCAAAAGTCTTAGCTGAAATCATATTCAACGAACTCGATAGAGTGTACAAGAAATACAATCCTAACGACCCAGCAAGCGTGGTGAGTAGGATCAATGGTTCTACAGATTGGATCGATGTGGACGAAGAAACTTTCGTTCTTTTGGATGTATCAATACGGTTTAGCAAGATAACGAACGGTGCGTTTGATCCTGCTCTGGGTAATCTCATACAATTGTGGGGATTCGATAAAATCGCAGAGAAAATACCTAATAGAATCCCAACTCTGGATGAAATCAACCGTGCTCTTCAGCGTTCTGGTGTTGACAAGGTGGAGCTCGATCATCAGCGTAGAAGAATTAGGCTTCTAAATGGTGCGAAATTAGATCTCGGTGGGATAGCGAAAGGTTACGCGTTGGATAGAGCATACCAAGTAGCCAAAGAAGTCGATAAAGACTGTACAGGTTTCGTTGAGGCAGGAGGAGATATCAGGATACTTGGACCAAAATTTGGTTCAAGGCCATGGGTCATCGGTGTTCGCGATCCGAGAAAACCAGATACAGCAATTTCTTATCTATACCTTACTTCAGGTGCTGTTGCGACCTCGGGTGATTATGAAAGATATTTCGAGCTCAACGGGATCCGGTACCACCACATTCTCAACCCCAAAACGGGTTTTCCAGCTAAAGGAGCCATATCTGTCACAGTCGTGGCAGACAACGCTGTTACAGCTGACGCGTTATCAACTGCCGGATTTGTCATGGGTCAAGACTGGGAATTTGTCGTGCTTGAATTCCCAAAATTCGGTGGAAGTGTATTGTTGGTGGAAGAAAACGGGACGATCCGAAAATCGTCGACAATGGTAGTTTATGAACAACCAAAATAG